The Kluyvera intermedia genome window below encodes:
- a CDS encoding family 43 glycosylhydrolase, protein MKNWPNPFIEQRADPFILHHQGEYYFIASVPEYDRLEIRRAADLDGLRHAEPVIVWRKPDNGPMGNLIWAPELHHIDGKWYIYFAATHTQELDKLGMFQHRMFALECSDADPLSGTWVEKGQVKTPFDTFCLDATTFHHQGKQWYLWAQKSPDIAGNSNIYLAELENPWTIKGEPVLLSKPEFDWECRGFLVNEGPAVITHGNRLFISYSASATDENYCMGLLWIDKDADMLKPENWHKSPTPVFTTSDENRQYGPGHNSFTQTPEGEDVLVYHARNYTEIEGDPLYDPNRHTRLKTVCWREDGMPDFGIPPADTL, encoded by the coding sequence ATGAAGAACTGGCCCAATCCGTTTATTGAGCAACGTGCCGACCCCTTTATTCTGCATCATCAAGGAGAGTATTACTTTATCGCCTCGGTGCCGGAATACGATCGGCTGGAGATCCGTCGCGCCGCAGACCTCGATGGTCTGCGGCACGCAGAACCGGTCATCGTCTGGCGTAAACCTGACAATGGCCCAATGGGCAACCTGATTTGGGCCCCAGAACTGCATCATATTGATGGAAAATGGTATATCTACTTTGCCGCTACCCATACGCAAGAACTTGATAAATTGGGTATGTTCCAGCACCGCATGTTTGCACTGGAGTGCAGCGATGCCGATCCGCTAAGCGGGACATGGGTAGAAAAAGGCCAGGTGAAAACGCCGTTCGATACTTTCTGCCTCGACGCCACCACGTTCCATCATCAGGGAAAGCAATGGTATCTGTGGGCACAGAAATCCCCAGATATTGCCGGAAACTCCAATATCTATCTGGCAGAGCTAGAAAATCCGTGGACGATAAAAGGCGAGCCGGTGTTGCTGAGCAAACCGGAGTTCGATTGGGAATGTCGGGGCTTTCTGGTCAACGAGGGGCCTGCCGTTATTACCCACGGCAACCGCCTGTTTATCAGCTATTCCGCCAGCGCCACTGATGAAAACTACTGCATGGGGCTGCTGTGGATTGATAAAGACGCCGATATGCTAAAGCCAGAAAACTGGCATAAATCTCCGACGCCCGTATTCACCACCAGCGATGAAAACCGTCAGTACGGCCCAGGCCACAATAGTTTTACGCAAACACCAGAAGGTGAGGATGTGCTGGTCTATCACGCGAGGAACTACACAGAGATTGAAGGCGACCCGCTGTATGACCCGAATCGCCACACCCGTTTGAAGACGGTGTGCTGGCGGGAAGATGGCATGCCGGACTTTGGCATTCCACCGGCAGATACACTTTAA
- a CDS encoding glycoside-pentoside-hexuronide (GPH):cation symporter yields MNSNKLSVREKIGYGMGDAGCNIIFGAIMLFVNYFYTDIFGLAPALVGVLLLSIRVIDAVTDPIMGAMADRTRSKYGRFRPWLLWIAFPYALFSVLMFTTPEWSYSSKVIYAFVTYFLLSITYTAINIPYCSLGSVITNDPKERVACQSYRFVLVGIATLLLSLTLLPMADWFGGEDKAKGYQMAMTVLAFIGMCMFLFCFATVRERVRPAVQTNDELKQDLKDVWKNDQWVRILLLTLCNVCPGFIRMAATMYYVTWVMGESTHFATIFISLGVVGMMIGSMLAKVLTDRWCKLQVFFWTNIVLAIFSIAFYFFDPHATTLIVVLYFLLNVLHQIPSPLHWSLMADVDDYGEWKTGKRITGISFSGNLFFLKLGLAIAGAMVGFLLSWYGYDSGAKAQSETTINGIMLLFTVIPGVGYLITAGVVRLLKVDRTLMKQIQEDLEKRRINYRELNEYQQELQTTEQARKV; encoded by the coding sequence ATGAATTCAAATAAACTGTCAGTAAGAGAAAAAATTGGCTATGGCATGGGCGACGCCGGATGCAATATCATCTTCGGCGCTATCATGTTGTTCGTTAACTATTTTTACACCGATATTTTTGGCCTCGCGCCGGCGCTGGTTGGTGTACTCCTGCTCTCCATTCGCGTAATTGATGCGGTGACTGACCCTATCATGGGCGCAATGGCCGACCGTACGCGCAGCAAATACGGTCGTTTTCGACCATGGCTATTGTGGATAGCGTTCCCATACGCCCTGTTCAGCGTGCTGATGTTCACCACGCCGGAATGGAGTTACAGCAGCAAAGTTATCTATGCGTTTGTCACCTATTTCCTACTCTCTATCACCTATACCGCGATCAACATTCCGTATTGCTCACTGGGTAGCGTCATCACCAACGATCCCAAAGAGCGCGTTGCCTGTCAGTCTTACCGCTTTGTACTGGTGGGTATTGCTACCCTGCTGCTGTCGCTGACTCTGCTGCCGATGGCCGACTGGTTCGGCGGCGAAGATAAAGCCAAAGGCTATCAGATGGCGATGACCGTGCTGGCCTTTATCGGCATGTGCATGTTTCTGTTCTGCTTTGCCACCGTACGCGAACGTGTGCGCCCGGCGGTACAAACCAACGATGAACTCAAACAGGATTTAAAAGACGTCTGGAAAAACGACCAGTGGGTGCGCATCCTGCTGCTGACGTTGTGCAACGTCTGCCCAGGCTTTATCCGCATGGCCGCCACTATGTATTACGTCACCTGGGTGATGGGCGAAAGCACCCACTTCGCCACCATCTTTATCAGCCTTGGCGTGGTGGGCATGATGATCGGCAGCATGCTGGCAAAAGTGTTGACCGACCGCTGGTGTAAACTGCAGGTATTCTTCTGGACCAATATCGTGCTGGCGATTTTCTCCATCGCCTTCTACTTCTTTGACCCGCATGCGACGACGCTTATCGTAGTGCTCTACTTCCTGTTGAACGTACTGCATCAAATTCCATCCCCGTTGCACTGGTCGCTGATGGCTGACGTTGATGACTACGGCGAGTGGAAAACCGGTAAACGTATCACCGGGATCAGCTTCTCTGGCAACCTGTTCTTCCTGAAACTGGGGCTGGCGATTGCCGGTGCGATGGTCGGATTCCTGCTCTCCTGGTACGGTTATGATTCAGGGGCTAAAGCGCAGAGTGAAACCACCATCAACGGCATTATGCTGCTGTTCACGGTTATTCCTGGCGTAGGCTATTTGATTACCGCAGGCGTCGTTCGTCTGTTGAAAGTTGACCGTACGCTGATGAAACAGATCCAGGAAGATCTGGAAAAACGCCGTATCAACTACCGCGAACTGAATGAATACCAGCAAGAGCTGCAAACGACTGAACAAGCAAGGAAAGTCTGA
- the pdhR gene encoding pyruvate dehydrogenase complex transcriptional repressor PdhR translates to MAYSKIRQPKLSDVIEQQLEFLILEGTLRPGEKLPPERELAKQFDVSRPSLREAIQRLEAKGLLLRRQGGGTFVQSSLWQSFSDPLVELLSDHPESQFDLLETRHALEGIAAYYAALRSTDEDKTRIRELHHAIELAQQSGDLDGESDAVLQYQIAVTEAAHNVVLLHLLRCMEPMLAQNVRQNFELLYARREMLPLVSSHRSRIFEAIVAGKPEEAREASHRHLAFIEEILLDRSREESRRERALRRLEQRKN, encoded by the coding sequence ATGGCCTACAGCAAAATTCGCCAACCAAAACTCTCCGATGTGATTGAGCAGCAGCTGGAGTTTTTAATTCTCGAGGGCACTTTACGTCCCGGAGAAAAACTCCCCCCGGAACGTGAACTGGCAAAACAGTTCGACGTTTCCCGCCCCTCCTTACGCGAGGCGATCCAACGTCTCGAAGCGAAGGGGTTACTGCTGCGTCGTCAGGGTGGTGGCACTTTTGTTCAGAGCAGCCTGTGGCAGAGTTTTAGCGACCCACTGGTAGAACTGCTCTCCGACCATCCTGAATCCCAGTTTGACCTGCTTGAAACGCGCCATGCGTTGGAAGGTATTGCCGCGTATTACGCTGCATTACGTAGCACGGATGAAGACAAAACGCGTATCCGTGAACTCCACCATGCTATCGAGCTTGCTCAACAGTCCGGCGACCTTGACGGTGAGTCTGATGCGGTTCTCCAGTATCAAATCGCAGTCACCGAAGCGGCACATAACGTGGTGTTGCTCCATCTACTCCGCTGTATGGAGCCGATGCTGGCGCAAAACGTTCGCCAAAACTTTGAATTGTTATACGCGCGTCGGGAGATGCTGCCGTTAGTGAGCAGCCATCGAAGCCGTATTTTTGAAGCGATTGTCGCCGGGAAGCCGGAGGAAGCGCGTGAAGCGTCCCATCGTCACCTGGCGTTTATCGAAGAGATTCTCCTGGACCGAAGCCGTGAGGAAAGCCGTCGTGAACGCGCCTTACGCCGCCTGGAGCAACGCAAGAATTAA
- the aceE gene encoding pyruvate dehydrogenase (acetyl-transferring), homodimeric type translates to MSERLQNDVDPIETRDWLQAIESVIREEGVERAQYLVDQLLSEARKGGVQVAAGAGASGYVNTIAVEDEPEYPGNLELERRIRSAIRWNAIMTVLRASKKDLELGGHMASFQSSATFYEVCFNHFFRARNEQDGGDLVYFQGHISPGVYARAFLEGRLTEEQMNNFRQEVHGKGLSSYPHPKLMPTFWQFPTVSMGLGPIGAIYQAKFLKYLEHRGLKDTSKQTVYAFLGDGEMDEPESKGAITIATREKLDNLVFVINCNLQRLDGPVTGNGKIINELEGIFAGAGWNVIKVIWGGRWDELLRKDTSGKLIQLMNETVDGDYQTFKSKDGAYVREHFFGKYPETAALVADWSDEQIWALNRGGHDPKKVFAALKKAQETTGKATVILAHTIKGYGMGDTAEGKNIAHQVKKMNMDGVRYVRDRFNVPVTDEQVEKLSYITFPEGSEEHTYLHAQRQKLHGYLPTRQPNFDEKLELPTLEDFGPLLEEQNKEISTTIAFVRALNVMLKNKSIKDRLVPIIADEARTFGMEGLFRQIGIYSPNGQQYTPQDREQVAYYKEDEKGQILQEGINELGAGASWLAAATSYSTNNLPMIPFYIYYSMFGFQRIGDLCWQAGDQQARGFLVGGTSGRTTLNGEGLQHEDGHSHIQSLTIPNCISYDPSYAYEVAVIMHDGLERMYGEKQENVYYYITTLNENYHMPAMPAGAEEGIRKGIYKLETIEGSKGKVQLLGSGSILRHVREAAEILAKDYGVGSDVYSVTSFTELARDGQDCERWNMLHPMDTPRVPYIAQVMNDAPAVASTDYMKLFAEQVRTYVPADDYRVLGTDGFGRSDSRENLRHHFEVDASYVVVAALGELAKRGEIDKKVVADAITKFNIDAEKVNPRLA, encoded by the coding sequence ATGTCAGAACGTTTACAAAATGACGTGGATCCGATCGAAACTCGCGACTGGCTACAGGCGATCGAATCGGTCATCCGTGAAGAAGGTGTTGAGCGTGCTCAGTATCTGGTCGACCAACTGCTTTCTGAAGCGCGCAAAGGCGGCGTTCAGGTAGCTGCTGGTGCAGGGGCGAGCGGTTACGTCAACACTATTGCCGTTGAAGATGAACCGGAATACCCGGGCAATCTGGAGCTGGAGCGTCGTATTCGTTCTGCTATCCGCTGGAATGCCATCATGACCGTGCTGCGTGCGTCTAAAAAAGACCTCGAGCTGGGCGGCCACATGGCTTCATTCCAGTCTTCAGCGACTTTCTATGAAGTGTGTTTCAACCACTTCTTCCGCGCTCGCAACGAACAAGATGGCGGCGATCTGGTGTACTTCCAGGGTCACATCTCCCCGGGCGTATACGCACGTGCATTCCTGGAAGGCCGTCTGACCGAAGAGCAGATGAACAACTTCCGTCAGGAAGTTCACGGTAAAGGTCTGTCTTCTTACCCGCACCCGAAACTGATGCCAACCTTCTGGCAGTTCCCGACCGTCTCTATGGGTCTGGGTCCAATCGGTGCAATCTACCAGGCTAAATTCCTGAAATATCTGGAACACCGTGGCCTGAAAGATACCTCTAAGCAAACCGTTTACGCCTTCCTGGGCGACGGCGAGATGGATGAGCCAGAATCTAAAGGTGCGATCACCATCGCCACCCGTGAAAAACTGGACAACCTGGTCTTTGTTATCAACTGTAACCTGCAGCGCCTTGATGGCCCGGTCACCGGTAACGGCAAGATCATTAACGAACTGGAAGGCATCTTCGCAGGCGCTGGCTGGAACGTTATCAAGGTTATCTGGGGCGGTCGTTGGGATGAACTGCTGCGTAAAGACACCAGCGGTAAACTGATCCAGCTGATGAACGAAACCGTTGACGGCGACTACCAGACCTTCAAATCCAAAGATGGCGCTTACGTTCGTGAGCACTTCTTCGGTAAATACCCAGAAACTGCTGCCCTGGTTGCTGACTGGAGCGACGAGCAGATTTGGGCGCTGAACCGTGGTGGTCACGATCCGAAGAAAGTCTTCGCTGCACTGAAAAAAGCGCAGGAAACCACCGGCAAAGCAACCGTCATCCTGGCCCATACCATCAAAGGTTACGGCATGGGTGATACCGCTGAAGGTAAAAACATTGCTCACCAGGTTAAGAAAATGAACATGGACGGCGTACGCTACGTCCGCGATCGTTTCAATGTGCCTGTTACCGATGAGCAAGTTGAAAAACTGTCCTACATTACCTTCCCAGAAGGTTCTGAAGAGCATACCTATCTGCACGCCCAGCGTCAGAAGCTGCACGGCTACCTGCCGACTCGTCAGCCTAACTTCGATGAGAAGCTTGAGCTGCCGACTCTGGAAGATTTCGGCCCGCTGCTGGAAGAGCAGAACAAAGAAATTTCTACCACTATCGCGTTCGTTCGTGCTCTGAACGTGATGCTGAAGAACAAATCCATCAAAGACCGCCTCGTGCCGATCATCGCCGATGAAGCGCGTACCTTTGGAATGGAAGGCCTGTTCCGTCAGATTGGTATTTACAGCCCGAACGGTCAGCAGTACACCCCGCAGGACCGTGAGCAGGTTGCTTACTACAAAGAAGACGAGAAAGGTCAGATTCTGCAGGAAGGGATCAACGAACTGGGTGCAGGCGCATCCTGGCTGGCGGCTGCGACCTCTTACAGCACCAACAACCTGCCGATGATTCCGTTCTACATCTACTACTCTATGTTCGGTTTCCAGCGTATCGGTGACCTGTGCTGGCAGGCTGGCGACCAACAGGCTCGCGGCTTCCTGGTCGGTGGTACTTCCGGTCGTACGACGCTGAACGGCGAAGGTCTGCAGCACGAAGATGGTCACAGCCATATTCAGTCTCTGACTATCCCGAACTGTATCTCTTACGATCCGTCTTACGCGTACGAAGTTGCGGTCATCATGCATGATGGTCTGGAACGTATGTACGGTGAGAAACAAGAGAACGTTTACTACTACATCACCACCCTGAACGAAAACTACCACATGCCGGCAATGCCTGCAGGTGCCGAGGAAGGTATCCGTAAAGGTATCTACAAACTCGAAACCATCGAAGGTAGCAAAGGTAAAGTTCAGCTGCTGGGTTCAGGCTCTATCCTGCGTCACGTCCGTGAAGCGGCAGAGATTCTGGCGAAAGACTACGGCGTAGGTTCTGATGTGTATAGCGTGACTTCCTTCACTGAACTGGCGCGTGATGGCCAGGATTGTGAGCGCTGGAACATGCTGCACCCAATGGACACTCCGCGCGTTCCGTACATCGCTCAGGTGATGAACGACGCTCCAGCGGTAGCTTCCACTGACTATATGAAACTGTTTGCTGAGCAGGTTCGTACTTATGTACCGGCTGATGATTACCGCGTACTGGGTACCGACGGCTTTGGCCGCTCTGACAGCCGTGAAAACCTGCGTCACCACTTCGAAGTTGATGCTTCTTACGTGGTTGTAGCGGCACTGGGCGAACTGGCTAAACGTGGCGAAATCGATAAGAAAGTGGTTGCTGATGCCATCACTAAATTCAATATCGATGCAGAAAAAGTTAACCCGCGTCTGGCGTAA
- the ampE gene encoding beta-lactamase regulator AmpE: MTLFTTLLVLFAERLFKLGEHWQLDHRLEALFRRVKHYSLAGTLVMTLVIMAVVAVVQQALEGLLFNVPLLIFWILLGLLCIGAGRVRLHYHAYLKAASRDDVHAREAMASELTMIHGVPAGCDQREFLRELQNALLWINYRFYLAPLFWFVVGGSWGPVALIGYAFLRAWQSWLARYRTPHQRLQSGIDAILHVVDWVPVRLVGVVYALIGHGERALPAWFASLGDRHSSQYQVLTTLAQYSLAREPHVDKVETPKAAVSMAKKTSYAVVVVMALLTIYGTLV; encoded by the coding sequence ATGACGTTGTTTACCACGCTTTTGGTTTTGTTCGCCGAGCGTCTATTTAAACTGGGCGAACACTGGCAGCTCGACCACCGGCTGGAAGCGCTATTTCGGCGGGTGAAGCATTACTCGCTAGCCGGTACGCTGGTGATGACGTTGGTCATCATGGCCGTGGTGGCGGTTGTTCAGCAGGCGCTGGAGGGGCTGCTGTTTAACGTTCCTTTGCTGATTTTCTGGATTCTGTTGGGGCTGCTTTGTATCGGTGCCGGACGCGTGCGTCTGCATTATCATGCCTATCTGAAGGCCGCTTCTCGCGATGACGTTCATGCTCGTGAGGCCATGGCGAGTGAGCTGACAATGATTCACGGTGTCCCTGCGGGCTGCGATCAGCGTGAATTCTTACGTGAGCTGCAAAATGCACTGCTGTGGATCAACTATCGTTTCTATCTCGCGCCGCTATTCTGGTTCGTAGTTGGTGGCTCCTGGGGGCCTGTTGCGTTAATAGGCTACGCATTCCTGCGCGCCTGGCAGTCCTGGCTTGCACGTTATCGGACGCCGCATCAGCGTTTGCAGTCTGGAATTGACGCTATTTTGCACGTGGTGGATTGGGTGCCGGTTCGTCTGGTCGGCGTGGTGTATGCGTTAATTGGCCATGGTGAGCGAGCGCTTCCGGCGTGGTTTGCGTCATTAGGCGATCGCCATTCGTCTCAGTATCAAGTGCTGACGACACTGGCACAGTATTCACTGGCGCGCGAGCCGCATGTTGATAAGGTTGAAACGCCAAAGGCGGCGGTGTCGATGGCGAAGAAGACGTCTTATGCGGTGGTGGTGGTGATGGCGCTGCTGACTATTTATGGGACGTTGGTGTAG
- the aroP gene encoding aromatic amino acid transporter AroP — MEGQQQGSQLKRGLKNRHIQLIALGGAIGTGLFLGSASVIQSAGPGIILGYAIAGFIAFLIMRQLGEMVVEEPVAGSFSHFAYKYWGNFAGFASGWNYWVLYVLVAMAELTAVGKYIQFWWPEIPTWVSAAVFFVAINAINLTNVKVFGEMEFWFAIIKVIAVIAMILFGAWLLFSDTAGPQATVRNLWEQGGFLPHGWTGLVMMMAIIMFSFGGLELVGITAAEADNPEQSIPKATNQVIYRILIFYVGSLAILLSLMPWTRVTADTSPFVLIFHELGDSFVANALNIVVLTAALSVYNSCVYCNSRMLFGLAQQGNAPKALLNVDKRGVPVNTILVSAIVTALCVLINYLAPESAFGLLMALVVSALVINWAMISLAHLKFRKAKQQQGVTTRFPALFYPLGNWVCLVFMAAVLVIMVMTPGMAISVWLIPVWIVILGVGYMFKQKNVKTAKAH; from the coding sequence ATGGAAGGTCAACAGCAAGGCTCCCAGCTTAAGCGCGGCCTTAAGAACCGCCATATACAGCTGATCGCTCTGGGCGGCGCTATCGGCACAGGTCTGTTTCTCGGCAGCGCCTCCGTCATCCAATCAGCAGGCCCGGGGATTATTCTCGGTTACGCCATTGCTGGTTTTATCGCCTTTTTAATCATGCGCCAACTGGGCGAAATGGTCGTAGAAGAGCCGGTAGCTGGCTCCTTTAGCCACTTCGCCTATAAGTACTGGGGCAACTTTGCGGGCTTTGCTTCGGGCTGGAACTACTGGGTACTGTATGTCCTGGTTGCCATGGCTGAGCTGACGGCGGTCGGTAAGTACATCCAATTCTGGTGGCCTGAGATCCCAACCTGGGTATCAGCAGCCGTATTCTTTGTTGCTATCAACGCCATCAACCTGACCAACGTGAAAGTGTTCGGTGAGATGGAGTTTTGGTTTGCCATCATCAAAGTGATTGCCGTTATCGCCATGATCCTGTTCGGCGCCTGGCTGCTGTTCAGCGACACCGCAGGCCCGCAGGCGACCGTGCGTAACCTATGGGAACAGGGCGGCTTTCTGCCTCATGGCTGGACCGGACTGGTGATGATGATGGCAATCATTATGTTCTCCTTTGGCGGCCTGGAACTGGTCGGGATCACGGCGGCAGAAGCCGATAATCCTGAGCAGAGCATTCCCAAAGCCACCAACCAGGTTATCTACCGTATCCTGATTTTCTATGTGGGTTCACTGGCGATCCTGCTGTCACTGATGCCATGGACGCGCGTCACCGCTGACACCAGCCCGTTCGTCCTGATCTTCCATGAACTGGGCGACTCGTTTGTAGCTAACGCCCTGAACATCGTGGTACTGACCGCTGCGCTGTCCGTTTACAACAGCTGCGTATACTGCAACAGCCGTATGCTGTTCGGCCTGGCACAACAAGGCAACGCGCCAAAAGCGCTGCTTAACGTCGATAAGCGCGGCGTACCGGTGAACACCATTCTGGTTTCTGCCATCGTCACCGCACTGTGTGTCCTGATTAATTACCTGGCACCTGAGTCTGCTTTCGGCCTGCTGATGGCACTGGTGGTCTCCGCACTGGTGATCAACTGGGCGATGATAAGCCTCGCACACCTGAAGTTCCGCAAGGCTAAGCAGCAGCAAGGGGTGACCACTCGTTTCCCTGCGCTGTTCTACCCGCTGGGTAACTGGGTCTGTCTGGTGTTCATGGCAGCGGTGCTGGTCATTATGGTGATGACGCCGGGTATGGCGATTTCCGTGTGGTTGATTCCGGTATGGATCGTGATTCTGGGTGTGGGCTACATGTTTAAACAGAAAAACGTGAAAACAGCCAAAGCACACTAA